TCGATCTGATAAAAACCATTGACCAGGTCGCTCATGCGAATCCCAATGAGTCGCACCAGCAACCGCTTATTGTACAACCGATCAAACAAATCCAATGCTTTGGGGATTAGCGCATGATCCGCTGCTGTATAAGGAATTTTCGCCTGCAGTGTGTAGGTGTTGAAATCCGAATAGCGCACCTTCACGGTGATGCAGGAAGTAAGCTTCTCTCCCCGCCTCAGTTGAAACCCGAGGTTCTCCGTCATCGCCACCAGTATTCCTTTGAGTTTTACCACATCGATGGTATCCCGATCAAAGGTGCGCTCCGTGGAGATCGATTTTCGCTCAGAGTAAGGCACTACCTTGGAGTAATCAATTCCGTTGGCTTTGCGCCAAATGGTCACCCCATTGGCCCCAAAAGCCCGCTCCATCAGATCTACCGACATCTGCTGCAGCGTGTAGATCTTCCGCACCCCCAGACTCATCAGTTTGCTGTAAGTCTTATCTCCCACCATTGGAATTTTTTTCACAGACAGAGGGGCCAAAAAAGGCTTTTCCTGACCGTAATCTATCCTCAGATGGTTATTGGGCTTGGCCTCATTGGTCGCTACCTTGGAGACAGTCTTGTTTTCCGAAAGGC
The sequence above is drawn from the Marinoscillum sp. 108 genome and encodes:
- the dinB gene encoding DNA polymerase IV — its product is MNSILHLDLDTFFVSVERLKNSALVGKPVLIGGTSDRGVVAACSYEARRFGVHSAMPMKLARALCPEAIIVRGNSADYTKHSKMVTDIIQEAVPVLEKSSIDEFYVDLTGMDKFFGAWKMATELRTRIVKESGLPISFGLSENKTVSKVATNEAKPNNHLRIDYGQEKPFLAPLSVKKIPMVGDKTYSKLMSLGVRKIYTLQQMSVDLMERAFGANGVTIWRKANGIDYSKVVPYSERKSISTERTFDRDTIDVVKLKGILVAMTENLGFQLRRGEKLTSCITVKVRYSDFNTYTLQAKIPYTAADHALIPKALDLFDRLYNKRLLVRLIGIRMSDLVNGFYQIDLFDDSEEQLNLYHAMDAIRDRYGDRSVMRASGMLAKTIGRWNPFTGEPPPLLANRRR